In a genomic window of Seriola aureovittata isolate HTS-2021-v1 ecotype China chromosome 11, ASM2101889v1, whole genome shotgun sequence:
- the ccnt2a gene encoding cyclin-T2a isoform X1, which translates to MAACRGSSSKWFFTREQLETTPSRRCGVEPDRELSYRQQAANLIQDMGQRLNVSQLTINTAIVYMHRFYMHHSFTKFHRNIISPTTLFLAAKVEEQPRKLEHVIKVAHACLNPQEPPLDTKSNAYLQQAQELVILESIVLQTLGFEITIDHPHTDVVKCSQLVRASKDLAQTSYFMATNSLHLTTFCLQYKPTVIACVCIHLACKWSNWEIPVSTDGKHWWEYVDSSVTLELLDELTHEFLQILEKTPSRLKRIRNWRATQAAKKPKTESTQLMDNSFPGPSMLQDQGDASLAGVSSNPSFSKAGNTFTMSMPGQSGGAPLTLDTMAGTYNPASHSEWPQGKQNQAGYPSTCLKQEPLSIPLQEQTLSLQTSTSSLLQHPPIYRTEKTIDFNPVKQEQKGAGGGGVGKHQPPPQPAYPPPAQPPPPPQPSPAQKLSLDKYREKHAAELAVSGQKRRQEQHGGVMDCEMSSSSSSTYAPSSMSQVDHRKHSQPHQTSHGGGGGITASPMKIKVPSSSTSGQDRRHHSDKRDKSSLKLRLAVPVSGGSSQLDKSGQPSKDELKMKIKVSSSECHSSSDEGMATTNNKSKHSSPMVNKEKHRGAEHNLHRHHKHSHPHTHSGNGRGGPEGPGGGGGLLRGPPGLVSMEGMTLAPPGSTSFSSSTSRKRAYPEVSHNHHPPSSSSTSCSKVSKISKGGTGAAGTSSFSSPFSPLCSSPVLQCVSSGLQLFG; encoded by the exons ATGGCGGCGTGCCGGGGGTCTTCGTCGAAGTGGTTTTTCACCCGGGAGCAGCTCGAAACCACGCCGTCCCGCCGATGTGGAGTAGAACCAGATCGGGAGCTCTCCTACAGACAGCAAGCGGCGAATCTGATCCAAGATATGGGCCAGAGACTCAATGT CTCTCaattaacaataaatacagCCATTGTTTACATGCATAGATTTTATATGCACCATTCCTTCACCAAATTCCATAGAAAT ATAATATCTCCAACCACCTTATTCTTGGCTGCAAAAGTGGAAGAGCAACCTCGGAAACTCGAACATGTGATCAAAGTTGCACATGCTTGCCTAAATCCCCAAGAACCACCTCTAGACACAAAAAGTAAT GCATACCTCCAGCAAGCTCAAGAGCTGGTGATACTTGAATCCATAGTGCTGCAGACCCTGG GCTTTGAAATTACTATTGATCACCCACACACTGATGTGGTGAAATGTTCCCAGCTAGTGCGAG CAAGCAAGGATCTGGCACAGACTTCCTATTTCATGGCTACCAACAG TCTACACCTCACTACCTTCTGCCTCCAGTACAAGCCCACGGTGATCGCCTGTGTGTGCATCCACCTGGCATGTAAGTGGTCCAACTGGGAGATCCCGGTTTCCACTGATGGGAAACACTGGTGGGAGTACGTGGACAGCTCTGTCACTCTCGAGCTGCTTGATG AGTTGACCCATGAGTTTCTGCAGATTCTGGAGAAGACGCCCAGCCGGTTAAAGAGGATACGCAACTGGAGG GCGACACAAGCTGCCAAAAAGCCCAAGACTGAGAGCACCCAGTTGATGGATAACTCCTTTCCTGGGCCGTCCATGCTCCAAGACCAAGGTGATGCGTCGCTTGCTGGAGTCTCCTCCAACCCAAGCTTTTCCAAAGCAGGCAACACCTTCACCATGTCCATGCCTGGCCAGTCTGGAGGTGCACCCCTGACTCTGGACACCATGGCTGGTACATACAATCCTGCTAGCCACAGTGAGTGGCCCCAGGGCAAACAGAACCAAGCAGGGTACCCTTCCACCTGTTTAAAACAGGAACCCCTCAGCATCCCTCTCCAAGAGCAGACACTGTCCTTGCAGACCTCCACATCCTCTTTGCTTCAGCATCCACCGATATACAGGACAGAGAAAACAATAGACTTTAACCCTGtcaaacaggaacaaaaaggAGCTGGTGGGGGTGGAGTGGGCAAGCATCAGCCACCACCTCAGCCTGCATACCCTCCACCAGCTcagcctcctccaccaccacaaccTTCTCCAGCTCAGAAGCTGTCTCTGgacaaatacagagagaaacatgCTGCAGAGCTGGCTGTCTCTGGACAGAAACGCCGGCAGGAACAGCATGGAGGTGTAATGGATTGCGAAAtgtcgtcttcctcctcttctaccTATGCACCATCATCTATGAGCCAAGTAGACCATAGAAAACATTCACAGCCCCACCAAACGTCCCATGGTGGAGGTGGTGGCATCACCGCCTCCCCAATGAAAATTAAAGTCCCTTCCTCCTCAACTTCAGGGCAAGACAGACGTCATCACAGTGACAAACGGGACAAAAGCTCGCTGAAACTCCGCCTGGCTGTTCCTGTGTCTGGCGGCAGCTCCCAGTTGGATAAAAGTGGGCAACCCAGCAAAGACGAGCTTAAGATGAAGATAAAAGTTTCATCATCAGAGTGCCACAGCTCATCAGATGAAGGCATGGCGACCACCAACAACAAGAGTAAACATTCCAGCCCGATGgtgaacaaagagaaacatCGCGGAGCGGAGCACAACCTCCATCGCCATCACAAGCACAgtcaccctcacacacacagcggcaATGGGCGAGGAGGTCCCGAGGGCCCAGGTGGCGGGGGAGGCCTGCTACGTGGTCCCCCGGGGCTGGTCAGCATGGAAGGGATGACGCTTGCTCCTCCCGGATccacctctttctcttcatccacATCACGCAAGAGGGCGTACCCAGAGGTCAGCCACAACCACCACcctccttcctcatcctccactTCTTGCTCCAAAGTGAGCAAAATCTCCAAGGGTGGCACTGGTGCTGCAGGtacttcatctttttcttccccctttTCTCCCCTTTGCTCCTCTCCTGTACTGCAGTGTGTCTCATCTGGCTTGCAGCTCTTTGGCTaa
- the ccnt2a gene encoding cyclin-T2a isoform X2 has translation MAACRGSSSKWFFTREQLETTPSRRCGVEPDRELSYRQQAANLIQDMGQRLNVSQLTINTAIVYMHRFYMHHSFTKFHRNIISPTTLFLAAKVEEQPRKLEHVIKVAHACLNPQEPPLDTKSNAYLQQAQELVILESIVLQTLGFEITIDHPHTDVVKCSQLVRASKDLAQTSYFMATNSLHLTTFCLQYKPTVIACVCIHLACKWSNWEIPVSTDGKHWWEYVDSSVTLELLDELTHEFLQILEKTPSRLKRIRNWRATQAAKKPKTESTQLMDNSFPGPSMLQDQGDASLAGVSSNPSFSKAGNTFTMSMPGQSGGAPLTLDTMAGTYNPASHSEWPQGKQNQAGYPSTCLKQEPLSIPLQEQTLSLQTSTSSLLQHPPIYRTEKTIDFNPVKQEQKGAGGGGVGKHQPPPQPAYPPPAQPPPPPQPSPAQKLSLDKYREKHAAELAVSGQKRRQEQHGGVMDCEMSSSSSSTYAPSSMSQVDHRKHSQPHQTSHGGGGGITASPMKIKVPSSSTSGQDRRHHSDKRDKSSLKLRLAVPVSGGSSQLDKSGQPSKDELKMKIKVSSSECHSSSDEGMATTNNKSKHSSPMVNKEKHRGAEHNLHRHHKHSHPHTHSGNGRGGPEGPGGGGGLLRGPPGLVSMEGMTLAPPGSTSFSSSTSRKRAYPEVSHNHHPPSSSSTSCSKVSKISKGGTGAAGGLRTSQQYPPSESPHEVGEQRH, from the exons ATGGCGGCGTGCCGGGGGTCTTCGTCGAAGTGGTTTTTCACCCGGGAGCAGCTCGAAACCACGCCGTCCCGCCGATGTGGAGTAGAACCAGATCGGGAGCTCTCCTACAGACAGCAAGCGGCGAATCTGATCCAAGATATGGGCCAGAGACTCAATGT CTCTCaattaacaataaatacagCCATTGTTTACATGCATAGATTTTATATGCACCATTCCTTCACCAAATTCCATAGAAAT ATAATATCTCCAACCACCTTATTCTTGGCTGCAAAAGTGGAAGAGCAACCTCGGAAACTCGAACATGTGATCAAAGTTGCACATGCTTGCCTAAATCCCCAAGAACCACCTCTAGACACAAAAAGTAAT GCATACCTCCAGCAAGCTCAAGAGCTGGTGATACTTGAATCCATAGTGCTGCAGACCCTGG GCTTTGAAATTACTATTGATCACCCACACACTGATGTGGTGAAATGTTCCCAGCTAGTGCGAG CAAGCAAGGATCTGGCACAGACTTCCTATTTCATGGCTACCAACAG TCTACACCTCACTACCTTCTGCCTCCAGTACAAGCCCACGGTGATCGCCTGTGTGTGCATCCACCTGGCATGTAAGTGGTCCAACTGGGAGATCCCGGTTTCCACTGATGGGAAACACTGGTGGGAGTACGTGGACAGCTCTGTCACTCTCGAGCTGCTTGATG AGTTGACCCATGAGTTTCTGCAGATTCTGGAGAAGACGCCCAGCCGGTTAAAGAGGATACGCAACTGGAGG GCGACACAAGCTGCCAAAAAGCCCAAGACTGAGAGCACCCAGTTGATGGATAACTCCTTTCCTGGGCCGTCCATGCTCCAAGACCAAGGTGATGCGTCGCTTGCTGGAGTCTCCTCCAACCCAAGCTTTTCCAAAGCAGGCAACACCTTCACCATGTCCATGCCTGGCCAGTCTGGAGGTGCACCCCTGACTCTGGACACCATGGCTGGTACATACAATCCTGCTAGCCACAGTGAGTGGCCCCAGGGCAAACAGAACCAAGCAGGGTACCCTTCCACCTGTTTAAAACAGGAACCCCTCAGCATCCCTCTCCAAGAGCAGACACTGTCCTTGCAGACCTCCACATCCTCTTTGCTTCAGCATCCACCGATATACAGGACAGAGAAAACAATAGACTTTAACCCTGtcaaacaggaacaaaaaggAGCTGGTGGGGGTGGAGTGGGCAAGCATCAGCCACCACCTCAGCCTGCATACCCTCCACCAGCTcagcctcctccaccaccacaaccTTCTCCAGCTCAGAAGCTGTCTCTGgacaaatacagagagaaacatgCTGCAGAGCTGGCTGTCTCTGGACAGAAACGCCGGCAGGAACAGCATGGAGGTGTAATGGATTGCGAAAtgtcgtcttcctcctcttctaccTATGCACCATCATCTATGAGCCAAGTAGACCATAGAAAACATTCACAGCCCCACCAAACGTCCCATGGTGGAGGTGGTGGCATCACCGCCTCCCCAATGAAAATTAAAGTCCCTTCCTCCTCAACTTCAGGGCAAGACAGACGTCATCACAGTGACAAACGGGACAAAAGCTCGCTGAAACTCCGCCTGGCTGTTCCTGTGTCTGGCGGCAGCTCCCAGTTGGATAAAAGTGGGCAACCCAGCAAAGACGAGCTTAAGATGAAGATAAAAGTTTCATCATCAGAGTGCCACAGCTCATCAGATGAAGGCATGGCGACCACCAACAACAAGAGTAAACATTCCAGCCCGATGgtgaacaaagagaaacatCGCGGAGCGGAGCACAACCTCCATCGCCATCACAAGCACAgtcaccctcacacacacagcggcaATGGGCGAGGAGGTCCCGAGGGCCCAGGTGGCGGGGGAGGCCTGCTACGTGGTCCCCCGGGGCTGGTCAGCATGGAAGGGATGACGCTTGCTCCTCCCGGATccacctctttctcttcatccacATCACGCAAGAGGGCGTACCCAGAGGTCAGCCACAACCACCACcctccttcctcatcctccactTCTTGCTCCAAAGTGAGCAAAATCTCCAAGGGTGGCACTGGTGCTGCAG GTGGGCTGCGGACCTCTCAGCAGTACCCTCCTAGTGAATCGCCACACGAAGTGGGAGAGCAGAGACACTGA